Proteins encoded by one window of Mustela erminea isolate mMusErm1 chromosome 7, mMusErm1.Pri, whole genome shotgun sequence:
- the ID2 gene encoding DNA-binding protein inhibitor ID-2, producing MKAFSPVRSVRKNSLSDHSLGISRSKTPVDDPMSLLYNMNDCYSKLKELVPSIPQNKKVSKMEILQHVIDYILDLQIALDSHPTIVSLHHQRPGQSQASRTPLTTLNTDISILSLQASEFPSELMSNDSKALCG from the exons ATGAAAGCCTTCAGTCCGGTGAGGTCCGTTAGGAAAAACAGCCTTTCGGACCACAGCCTGGGCATCTCCCGGAGCAAAACCCCCGTGGACGACCCGATGAGCCTGCTGTACAACATGAACGACTGCTACTCCAAGCTCAAGGAGCTGGTGCCCAGCATCCCCCAGAACAAGAAGGTGAGCAAGATGGAAATCCTGCAGCACGTCATCGACTACATCTTGGACCTGCAGATCGCCCTGGACTCGCACCCCACTATTGTCAGCCTGCACCACCAGCGACCTGGGCAGAGCCAGGCGTCCAGGACGCCGCTGACCACCCTAAACACGGACATCAGCATCCTGTCCTTGCAG GCTTCTGAATTCCCTTCTGAGTTAATGTCAAATGACAGCAAAGCGCTCTGTGGCTGA